A section of the Rummeliibacillus pycnus genome encodes:
- a CDS encoding TlpA disulfide reductase family protein: MKKKIFSLLLIIALIAIALTNFVKSKVEEGQKVDTSSTQVSTAKNDKGSGLEINQTAPDFQLKTLDDKKVKLSDYKGKIVILNFWATWCPPCKAEIPQMEKYYKKQAKDDGVEILAVNLTKADKDKAYIRDFVKSYEMTYPVLLDEDGEQQRQYEIVTIPTTFFIDKNGKIQKKVVGPMDQEMMSKTIAAIK, from the coding sequence TTGAAAAAGAAAATATTTAGTTTGCTACTAATCATCGCTTTAATTGCTATTGCGCTAACGAATTTTGTGAAATCAAAAGTAGAGGAAGGGCAAAAAGTAGATACTTCTTCCACTCAGGTCTCCACAGCTAAAAATGATAAAGGGAGCGGTTTAGAAATAAACCAAACTGCGCCAGATTTCCAACTGAAAACATTAGATGATAAAAAAGTAAAACTTTCAGATTATAAGGGAAAAATAGTTATACTAAATTTCTGGGCAACTTGGTGTCCGCCATGTAAAGCGGAAATTCCCCAGATGGAAAAATACTATAAAAAACAGGCAAAAGATGATGGTGTTGAAATTCTAGCTGTAAACTTAACAAAAGCAGATAAAGATAAAGCGTATATTCGAGATTTTGTAAAATCATATGAAATGACGTATCCGGTTTTATTGGACGAAGATGGAGAACAACAAAGACAATATGAAATCGTAACAATTCCTACGACCTTCTTTATCGATAAAAACGGGAAAATTCAAAAGAAAGTTGTTGGTCCCATGGATCAAGAGATGATGTCCAAAACAATCGCTGCAATAAAATAA
- the ftsX gene encoding permease-like cell division protein FtsX translates to MKSSTLSRHVRESVKSVGRNGWMTFASVSAVTVTLLLVGVFMVIMMNLNKVAHDVENDVEIKVLIDLQADQKAEETLQQQIKEMPGVESMKYSSKEHELNSLVKEFGEDLSLFKQSNPLRNVLYVKADNPQQTAKVAKQIDALDNTYEVLYGKGKIEKLFKFINISRNVGIVLIIALLLTAMFLISNTIKITITARRKEIEIMKLVGATNWFVRIPFILEGIWLGLLGSLIPIVIVTILYSQLYNIVAPKLKGEIFQLLNVTPFILEVDLLILLMGIIIGVWGSFMSVRKFLKI, encoded by the coding sequence ATGAAATCTAGTACTCTTAGTCGTCACGTAAGAGAAAGTGTGAAATCGGTTGGTCGTAATGGTTGGATGACTTTTGCATCTGTCAGTGCAGTAACAGTTACACTATTATTAGTAGGCGTATTCATGGTAATTATGATGAACTTAAATAAAGTTGCTCATGATGTTGAAAATGATGTAGAAATCAAAGTACTTATTGATTTACAAGCAGATCAGAAGGCGGAGGAAACCTTACAACAGCAGATTAAGGAAATGCCTGGTGTTGAATCGATGAAATATTCATCGAAAGAACACGAGTTAAATAGTTTGGTTAAGGAATTTGGGGAAGATTTAAGCTTATTTAAACAAAGCAATCCATTGCGAAATGTACTTTATGTAAAAGCGGATAATCCTCAGCAAACAGCAAAAGTAGCTAAACAAATTGATGCATTAGATAACACATATGAAGTGCTATATGGTAAAGGGAAAATTGAAAAGCTATTTAAATTTATCAACATCAGTAGAAATGTGGGTATTGTATTAATCATCGCGTTGCTTCTTACGGCAATGTTCTTAATCTCTAATACGATTAAAATTACAATTACTGCAAGAAGAAAAGAAATTGAGATTATGAAATTAGTTGGTGCAACGAATTGGTTTGTCCGTATACCATTCATTTTAGAGGGAATATGGCTCGGATTGTTAGGTTCACTTATTCCTATCGTAATTGTAACGATTCTATATTCACAGCTATACAATATAGTTGCACCAAAATTAAAAGGAGAAATATTCCAACTGCTAAATGTTACACCATTTATCTTAGAAGTTGATCTATTAATTCTATTGATGGGAATTATTATTGGTGTTTGGGGAAGTTTCATGTCAGTTCGAAAATTCTTGAAAATCTAA
- the ftsE gene encoding cell division ATP-binding protein FtsE produces the protein MIEMKNVYKKYPNGIVAINGLNIKIKQGEFVYIVGPSGAGKSTFIKMMYREEKATSGEIFVNGMNLSTLKNKEVPYLRRQIGVVFQDFKLLPRLNVYENVAFALEVIEENPSKIRKRVMDVLDLVGLKKKARMFPDELSGGEQQRVSIARSIVNIPKVVIADEPTGNLDPDTSWDIMNLFEEINARGTTIIMATHNREIVNNMRRRVIAIEGGLIVRDEHGGDYGYEI, from the coding sequence ATGATAGAAATGAAGAATGTCTATAAAAAGTACCCAAATGGGATTGTTGCGATTAATGGACTTAATATAAAAATTAAACAAGGTGAATTTGTCTATATCGTGGGTCCTAGTGGTGCAGGTAAATCGACATTTATTAAGATGATGTATCGTGAAGAAAAAGCAACTTCAGGCGAAATTTTTGTCAATGGGATGAATTTATCGACATTAAAGAATAAAGAGGTACCCTATCTAAGAAGACAGATTGGTGTCGTTTTTCAAGATTTTAAATTATTACCAAGATTAAATGTATATGAAAATGTCGCATTTGCACTAGAAGTGATCGAAGAAAATCCATCAAAAATTCGTAAACGAGTAATGGATGTGTTGGATTTAGTTGGATTAAAAAAGAAAGCGAGAATGTTTCCTGATGAATTGTCAGGAGGCGAACAACAACGTGTATCGATTGCACGATCCATCGTCAATATTCCAAAAGTGGTCATTGCAGATGAACCTACCGGAAATTTAGATCCAGATACATCTTGGGATATAATGAATTTATTTGAAGAAATTAATGCCCGCGGAACAACTATTATCATGGCAACGCATAATCGGGAAATTGTAAATAACATGAGACGCCGTGTAATAGCAATTGAAGGCGGTCTAATTGTTCGTGATGAACATGGAGGTGACTACGGTTATGAAATCTAG
- a CDS encoding DUF4097 family beta strand repeat-containing protein, translating into MQDERKRILDLVEKGTITAQEAIVLLEKLEQPTTQPVKNNYEDTRNTSTHSQNGSSPFNATEPNEQSQSNSETTDEHSWQQQGQSSKQNQSSKVIDETFFEDLKRDFTQFSSKFVDLMNTAVSKVKEFDFEKSFIDPNYFEKEEIIDSIDFSNISIDIPNGNVELKPSTDGMARAIYKVRPSFVKISDDIEKEFSDQFVCKNDNGTLRVISTTKKVRVDVTLYLPQFKYNTVIVHQFNGGFSTQNLKIEKLKVKTMNGRLDCKSMIFRRMDLETANGAIEVRDVEGDELEAETVNGRIYVDGAISEIDAESANGHVVVTTRTQEAKSIKAQTVAGTVEIYIPSTVSLQGEVSSNLGKMDVRLPDIQRLNEQSQFLQKSVKFSKKIEDTSTLVINGETKTGSVIVRYNL; encoded by the coding sequence ATGCAAGATGAACGTAAACGCATTTTAGATTTAGTTGAAAAAGGCACCATTACAGCTCAAGAAGCGATAGTATTATTAGAAAAACTGGAACAACCAACTACACAGCCTGTGAAAAATAATTATGAAGATACACGAAATACTAGTACGCATTCTCAAAATGGATCTAGTCCATTTAATGCAACAGAACCAAATGAGCAATCACAATCTAATTCGGAAACAACTGATGAACACTCATGGCAACAACAAGGGCAATCATCCAAACAAAATCAATCTTCAAAAGTAATCGATGAAACTTTCTTTGAAGATTTGAAGCGAGATTTTACACAGTTTAGTTCAAAATTCGTTGATCTTATGAATACGGCTGTATCAAAAGTAAAAGAATTTGATTTTGAGAAGTCATTTATTGATCCCAATTACTTCGAAAAAGAAGAAATCATTGATTCAATAGATTTTTCAAATATAAGTATCGATATCCCCAATGGAAATGTTGAATTAAAACCATCAACAGATGGTATGGCAAGAGCGATTTATAAAGTTAGACCTTCTTTTGTCAAAATTAGTGATGATATAGAAAAAGAATTCAGCGATCAGTTTGTTTGTAAGAATGATAATGGTACGTTACGCGTAATTAGTACAACGAAGAAAGTTCGTGTGGATGTTACATTATATCTTCCTCAATTCAAATATAATACCGTTATTGTCCATCAATTTAATGGTGGATTTAGTACGCAAAATCTTAAAATCGAAAAATTGAAGGTAAAAACAATGAATGGCAGATTAGACTGCAAATCCATGATTTTTAGAAGAATGGATTTAGAAACAGCTAATGGTGCGATTGAAGTTCGAGATGTAGAAGGTGATGAACTAGAAGCAGAAACAGTTAATGGTCGTATTTATGTCGATGGTGCTATTAGTGAAATTGATGCGGAATCTGCTAATGGACATGTTGTAGTTACGACTCGTACTCAAGAGGCAAAGAGTATTAAAGCACAAACAGTGGCTGGTACTGTAGAAATCTATATTCCAAGCACCGTTTCTTTACAAGGGGAAGTATCATCTAATCTCGGCAAAATGGATGTTCGATTACCAGATATACAACGTTTAAATGAACAGAGTCAATTTTTACAAAAATCTGTTAAATTCTCAAAAAAGATAGAAGATACTTCAACTTTAGTTATTAATGGAGAAACCAAAACAGGTTCAGTTATTGTTAGATATAATTTATAA
- the uvrA gene encoding excinuclease ABC subunit UvrA, which yields MKNQEIVVQGARANNLKNINVKIPRDQLVVMTGLSGSGKSSLAFDTIYAEGQRRYVESLSAYARQFLGQMDKPDVDAIEGLSPAISIDQKTTSRNPRSTVGTVTEIYDYLRLLFARVGKPICPNHGIEISSQTIEQMVDRIMQYPERTKLQLLAPMVSGRKGTHVKLLEDLQKQGYVRARIDGALRDLDDNIELEKNKKHNIEVVIDRIVLKEGVESRLSDSLETALKLAEGRVMVDVMEYEELLFSEHHACPICGFSIEELEPRMFSFNSPFGACPQCDGLGTKLEVDEKLVIPDWDLTLNEGAIVPWNPISSQFYPQLLKCICDHYGIDMDIPVKDIPKEQMDKILNGSGKEFIHFHYENDFGNVRDQDIQFEGVLSNIERRFRETSSDYIREQMEKYMAQQPCPSCHGHRLKPETLAVKIDGKHIGEVTKFSIKEAYTFFQELTLSEKDMQIARLILREIQERLSFLINVGLDYLTLNRAAGTLSGGEAQRIRLATQIGSRLTGVLYILDEPSIGLHQRDNDRLIATLQSMRDLGNTLVVVEHDEDTMLAADYLIDVGPGAGVHGGEIVAAGTPQEVMENKDSLTGQYLSGRKFIPLPTERRKPDGRFLKIKGAKENNLKNVKVDIPLGVFTAVTGVSGSGKSTLVNEVLYKTLAQKINRSKEKPGEVKEIEGIEQLEKVIDIDQSPIGRTPRSNPATYTGVFDDIRDVFAVTNEAKVRGYKKGRFSFNVKGGRCEACRGDGIIKIEMHFLPDVYVPCEVCHGKRYNRETLEVKYKEKSISDVLEMTAEDALEFFKNIPKIARKLQTIVDVGLGYIKLGQPATTLSGGEAQRVKLASELHKRSNGKSIYILDEPTTGLHAEDIARLLKVLQRLVDNGDTVLVIEHNLDVIKTVDYIVDMGPEGGDKGGTVIAQGTPEQVAETKGSYTGIYLKRILQRDQKRMEEALASAKK from the coding sequence TTGAAAAATCAAGAAATTGTTGTACAAGGAGCACGAGCTAATAATTTAAAAAATATTAATGTGAAAATTCCGCGAGATCAATTGGTTGTCATGACTGGGCTTTCGGGTTCTGGCAAATCATCGCTTGCATTTGATACGATTTACGCTGAAGGGCAAAGACGTTATGTAGAATCACTTTCAGCTTATGCAAGACAATTTTTAGGACAGATGGATAAACCGGATGTAGATGCTATTGAGGGGTTATCTCCAGCTATTTCAATTGATCAAAAAACGACAAGTCGTAACCCACGTTCAACAGTCGGAACCGTAACAGAAATCTATGATTATTTACGTTTGCTTTTTGCACGTGTTGGCAAACCGATTTGTCCAAATCACGGCATCGAAATTTCGTCTCAAACAATTGAACAAATGGTTGATCGTATTATGCAATATCCTGAGCGAACAAAGTTACAATTACTAGCACCAATGGTATCTGGACGCAAAGGCACACATGTAAAATTGTTAGAAGACTTACAAAAACAAGGCTATGTTCGTGCTCGAATTGATGGGGCATTACGAGATTTAGATGACAATATCGAATTAGAAAAAAACAAAAAGCATAATATTGAAGTGGTCATTGACCGTATTGTTTTAAAAGAAGGCGTAGAGTCTCGTTTAAGTGATTCCTTAGAAACAGCTTTAAAATTAGCGGAAGGCCGAGTAATGGTCGATGTGATGGAATATGAAGAATTATTATTTAGTGAACATCATGCTTGTCCAATCTGTGGATTTTCAATTGAAGAGTTAGAGCCACGCATGTTTTCTTTTAACAGTCCTTTTGGCGCCTGTCCTCAGTGTGATGGACTGGGTACAAAGCTTGAAGTAGATGAAAAATTGGTGATTCCAGATTGGGATTTAACGCTAAATGAAGGTGCAATCGTACCTTGGAATCCAATAAGTTCGCAATTTTATCCGCAATTATTAAAGTGCATATGTGATCATTATGGAATTGATATGGATATTCCTGTAAAGGATATTCCGAAAGAGCAAATGGATAAAATTTTAAATGGCTCAGGCAAAGAGTTTATACATTTCCATTACGAAAATGATTTTGGTAATGTTCGCGATCAAGATATTCAATTTGAGGGTGTATTAAGTAATATTGAACGTCGTTTTCGTGAGACATCCTCTGACTATATACGTGAACAAATGGAAAAGTATATGGCTCAACAACCTTGTCCATCATGCCATGGCCATCGATTAAAACCAGAGACATTAGCGGTGAAAATTGATGGGAAACATATTGGTGAAGTAACAAAGTTCTCTATTAAAGAAGCCTATACTTTTTTCCAAGAGCTTACACTATCAGAAAAAGATATGCAGATAGCGCGTCTTATTTTAAGGGAAATTCAAGAACGACTTAGCTTTTTAATAAATGTAGGATTGGATTATTTAACATTAAATCGAGCAGCTGGAACTTTATCAGGTGGCGAAGCACAACGTATTCGCTTAGCAACTCAAATTGGATCACGTTTAACAGGTGTTCTTTATATTTTAGATGAACCTTCAATTGGACTACATCAACGGGATAATGACAGATTAATTGCGACACTACAAAGTATGCGTGACCTTGGAAATACACTAGTTGTTGTAGAACATGATGAAGACACAATGCTTGCAGCCGATTACTTGATTGATGTAGGACCTGGTGCAGGCGTACATGGCGGTGAAATTGTGGCAGCAGGTACACCACAAGAAGTAATGGAAAATAAAGATTCATTGACAGGTCAATATTTAAGCGGACGTAAGTTTATTCCACTACCAACAGAGCGGAGAAAACCAGATGGTCGCTTCCTTAAAATTAAAGGTGCCAAAGAAAATAACTTAAAAAATGTAAAGGTTGATATTCCGTTAGGCGTTTTCACTGCAGTTACTGGGGTTTCAGGATCAGGGAAAAGTACTTTAGTAAATGAAGTACTTTACAAAACATTAGCGCAAAAGATTAATCGTTCAAAAGAAAAGCCTGGTGAAGTGAAGGAAATTGAAGGAATCGAACAATTAGAAAAAGTAATCGATATCGACCAATCACCAATTGGAAGAACGCCACGCTCGAATCCAGCAACTTATACAGGTGTATTTGATGATATTCGTGATGTATTTGCTGTGACCAATGAAGCAAAAGTTCGTGGTTATAAAAAAGGTCGCTTTAGTTTTAATGTCAAAGGTGGCCGTTGCGAAGCATGTCGTGGTGACGGGATTATTAAAATTGAAATGCATTTTTTACCAGATGTATACGTACCATGTGAAGTGTGTCATGGAAAACGCTATAATCGTGAAACGTTGGAAGTAAAGTATAAAGAAAAAAGTATCTCAGATGTATTAGAAATGACCGCTGAGGATGCATTGGAATTTTTCAAAAACATTCCTAAAATTGCTCGTAAATTGCAAACGATTGTTGATGTGGGATTAGGATATATTAAATTAGGGCAACCTGCAACAACACTATCAGGTGGCGAAGCTCAGCGTGTGAAACTAGCATCTGAATTGCACAAACGTTCAAACGGGAAATCTATTTATATTTTAGATGAACCAACAACAGGATTACATGCAGAAGATATTGCCCGTTTGTTAAAAGTTTTACAACGTTTAGTTGATAACGGAGATACTGTATTAGTCATTGAACATAATTTAGATGTCATTAAAACTGTAGATTATATTGTTGATATGGGACCTGAAGGTGGCGATAAAGGTGGTACTGTCATTGCTCAAGGGACTCCGGAACAAGTAGCTGAAACAAAAGGTTCTTATACTGGAATCTACCTAAAAAGAATTCTACAAAGAGACCAAAAACGCATGGAAGAAGCACTAGCCAGTGCAAAAAAATAG
- the uvrB gene encoding excinuclease ABC subunit UvrB, translating to MVQEFDLHSAYKPSGDQPNAIRELVEGVKQGKQHQTLLGATGTGKTFTVSNVIKEVKKPTLVIAHNKTLAGQLYSEFKEFFPNNAVEYFVSYYDYYQPEAYVPQTDTYIEKDSSINDEIDKLRHSATSALFERDDVIIIASVSCIYGLGNPEEYREMVVSIRTGMEIERNQLLRKLVDIQYERNDINFIRGKFRVRGDVVEIFPASRDERCIRIEFFGDEIDRIREVDAITGEVLGDREHIAIFPASHFVTREEKMLKAIDNIEDELQDQLKKFRSEDKLLEAQRLEQRTNYDLEMMREMGFCSGIENYSRHLTLRPAGVTPYTLLDYFPEDFLLIVDESHVTLPQIRGMFNGDQARKNVLVEHGFRLPSALDNRPLKFEEFEKHIHNAIYVSATPGPYELEHTPQMVEQIIRPTGLLDPEIEVRPIEGQIDNLIDEIQQRVERNERVLITTLTKKMSEDLTDYLKEIGIKVQYLHSEIKTLERIEIIRELRMGTYDVLIGINLLREGLDIPEVSLVAILDADKEGFLRSERSLIQTIGRAARNANGHVIMYADRMTDSMTKAIEETNRRRVIQMAYNKEHGITPKTIEKEIRDVIRATQAAEEPESYLTKVTKGKQLTKVEKATLLESLEKEMKDAAKALDFERAAELRDTILELKAEG from the coding sequence ATGGTGCAGGAATTTGATTTGCATTCAGCCTACAAACCAAGCGGAGACCAACCGAATGCTATTCGAGAGCTTGTTGAGGGTGTAAAACAAGGTAAGCAACATCAAACATTATTGGGCGCGACAGGAACAGGGAAAACATTTACAGTTTCTAATGTCATTAAAGAAGTGAAAAAACCGACACTTGTAATTGCCCATAATAAAACACTTGCAGGACAACTATATAGCGAATTCAAAGAGTTTTTCCCGAATAATGCTGTTGAGTATTTTGTTAGTTATTATGATTACTATCAACCAGAGGCATATGTACCACAAACAGATACTTATATTGAAAAAGACTCGAGCATTAATGACGAAATCGATAAGCTGCGCCACTCTGCAACATCTGCTTTATTTGAACGGGATGATGTTATTATTATCGCATCTGTTTCTTGTATATATGGCTTAGGGAATCCAGAAGAATATCGAGAAATGGTTGTATCCATTCGAACAGGAATGGAAATAGAACGGAATCAGTTATTACGAAAATTAGTGGATATCCAGTATGAACGAAACGACATTAATTTTATCCGTGGGAAATTCAGAGTACGTGGGGATGTAGTTGAGATCTTCCCGGCATCACGTGATGAACGCTGCATTCGCATCGAGTTCTTTGGGGATGAAATAGACCGTATTCGTGAAGTAGATGCAATAACAGGGGAGGTATTGGGAGATCGGGAGCATATAGCTATTTTCCCAGCTTCCCACTTCGTAACAAGAGAAGAAAAAATGTTAAAAGCAATTGATAATATTGAAGATGAGTTACAAGACCAACTAAAAAAATTCCGCTCAGAAGATAAATTATTAGAAGCACAGCGATTAGAACAAAGAACGAATTATGATTTAGAAATGATGCGTGAAATGGGATTCTGCTCAGGAATAGAAAACTACTCACGTCATTTAACATTACGCCCAGCAGGTGTAACGCCATACACATTACTAGACTATTTCCCAGAAGATTTTTTGCTAATTGTGGATGAAAGCCATGTTACATTACCACAAATTCGCGGAATGTTTAATGGAGATCAGGCTCGAAAAAATGTATTGGTAGAACATGGATTTCGATTACCCTCTGCATTAGATAATAGGCCGTTAAAATTTGAAGAATTTGAGAAACATATTCATAACGCCATTTATGTGTCAGCAACACCAGGACCTTATGAATTAGAACATACTCCTCAAATGGTCGAACAAATTATTCGACCAACAGGTTTATTAGACCCTGAAATTGAAGTACGTCCAATTGAAGGACAAATTGATAATTTAATTGATGAAATTCAACAACGTGTAGAACGTAATGAACGTGTACTCATTACGACATTAACGAAAAAAATGTCAGAGGATTTAACCGATTACTTAAAAGAAATCGGTATTAAAGTTCAATACTTGCATTCTGAAATAAAAACATTGGAGCGTATTGAAATTATACGAGAATTACGAATGGGTACGTATGATGTGCTGATTGGTATCAACTTATTACGTGAAGGATTGGATATTCCAGAAGTCTCATTGGTGGCGATTTTAGATGCTGATAAAGAAGGATTTTTACGTTCTGAACGATCATTGATTCAAACAATTGGACGCGCTGCACGTAACGCTAATGGACATGTCATCATGTATGCGGATCGTATGACCGATTCTATGACAAAAGCAATTGAAGAAACCAACCGTCGTCGAGTAATTCAAATGGCTTATAACAAAGAACATGGTATTACACCAAAAACGATAGAAAAAGAAATTCGCGATGTCATTCGCGCAACACAAGCAGCAGAAGAACCAGAATCTTATCTAACAAAAGTGACAAAAGGTAAACAGTTAACGAAGGTAGAAAAGGCAACATTACTAGAATCACTTGAAAAAGAAATGAAGGATGCAGCCAAAGCGCTTGATTTCGAACGTGCAGCTGAACTTCGAGATACTATTTTGGAATTGAAAGCGGAGGGATGA
- a CDS encoding competence protein ComK, whose translation MNYKIVSLYDFCLTPNICMLKPIMIDGHNYSLIMELEKRYVVPCTVTRLMNRICASLGTTLDTALNYSNRIFREVNVNNGKEETMIKLPIVLSVFNKPYIFFPTASPKKNHNTWILWQNFRGHSLIDQQGIGLHFKNEVYTEEQISFTTLSRQQYYASILYFRHMDDMLQHHYAERILSTVRNDLFLVP comes from the coding sequence ATGAATTACAAAATAGTTAGTCTTTATGATTTTTGTTTAACACCTAATATTTGTATGTTAAAACCCATAATGATTGATGGGCATAATTATTCTTTAATTATGGAGTTAGAAAAAAGATATGTAGTACCATGCACAGTCACACGTTTGATGAATCGTATTTGCGCATCATTAGGAACTACTTTAGATACCGCTTTAAATTATTCTAATCGTATTTTTAGAGAGGTAAATGTAAATAATGGTAAGGAAGAAACGATGATTAAACTACCAATTGTTTTATCTGTTTTTAATAAGCCATATATTTTCTTTCCAACTGCATCTCCTAAAAAGAATCATAATACGTGGATTCTATGGCAAAATTTTAGGGGACACTCGTTAATTGATCAACAAGGTATTGGCCTACATTTTAAAAATGAAGTTTATACAGAAGAGCAGATTAGCTTTACAACCCTTTCTAGGCAACAATATTATGCATCTATTTTATATTTTCGCCATATGGATGATATGCTACAGCATCATTACGCTGAAAGGATACTCTCTACTGTTCGCAATGATTTATTTCTTGTGCCTTAG
- the prfB gene encoding peptide chain release factor 2 (programmed frameshift): MELSDVRNELDNTAKKLADFRGSLDLENKEARIQELDEMMLEASFWDDQNNAQKIINESKGLKDIVHEFYALVEIQENLEMTLELLKEEPDEELQQELGDEMKEFANRTAEFELQLLLSDPYDQNNAILELHPGAGGTESQDWGSMLLRMYTRWAEKHDFKVETLDYLPGDEAGLKSVTLAIRGHNAYGYLKAEKGVHRLVRISPFDAAGRRHTSFVSCDVMPEFDDEIAVEIRPEDLKIDTYRSTGAGGQHINKTESAVRIHHLPTGVVVACQAERSQIKNREKAMSMLQAKLYQLKVEEQQAQLDDIRGEQKEIGWSSQIRSYVFHPYSMVKDHRTNTETGNVQAVMDGDIDQFINAYLRSQL; encoded by the exons ATCGAATTATCAGATGTTCGAAATGAGTTAGATAATACGGCTAAGAAATTAGCGGACTTTAGGGGGTCTCTT GACTTAGAAAACAAAGAGGCTCGTATTCAAGAATTAGATGAAATGATGCTTGAAGCTTCCTTCTGGGATGATCAAAACAATGCTCAAAAAATCATCAATGAATCAAAAGGCTTAAAAGATATTGTCCATGAATTCTACGCATTAGTCGAGATACAGGAAAATCTTGAAATGACTTTGGAATTGTTAAAAGAAGAACCTGATGAAGAATTACAACAAGAACTTGGCGATGAAATGAAGGAATTTGCAAATCGTACAGCTGAGTTCGAATTACAATTACTTTTAAGTGACCCATACGATCAAAATAACGCCATTTTAGAACTACATCCTGGTGCAGGTGGTACGGAATCACAGGACTGGGGTTCTATGCTTTTACGTATGTATACACGTTGGGCTGAAAAACATGATTTCAAAGTTGAGACATTGGATTATTTACCAGGTGATGAAGCAGGTCTAAAATCCGTTACGCTTGCCATTAGAGGGCATAATGCTTATGGCTATTTAAAAGCTGAAAAAGGTGTTCACCGCTTAGTTCGTATTTCTCCATTTGATGCAGCTGGTCGTCGTCATACATCCTTTGTTTCTTGTGATGTAATGCCTGAATTTGATGATGAAATTGCCGTTGAAATTCGTCCGGAAGATTTGAAAATTGATACCTATCGCTCAACTGGTGCAGGTGGTCAGCACATTAACAAAACGGAATCAGCTGTCCGTATTCACCATTTGCCAACAGGTGTTGTTGTAGCATGCCAAGCTGAACGTTCACAGATTAAAAACCGTGAAAAAGCAATGAGTATGTTACAAGCGAAATTATATCAACTAAAAGTAGAAGAACAACAAGCTCAATTAGATGATATCCGTGGTGAGCAAAAAGAAATTGGCTGGAGTAGCCAAATTCGCTCGTATGTATTCCATCCATACTCCATGGTAAAAGATCACCGTACAAATACAGAGACTGGGAATGTACAAGCTGTAATGGATGGCGATATTGATCAATTTATCAACGCTTACTTACGTTCACAATTATAA